One Cydia amplana chromosome 18, ilCydAmpl1.1, whole genome shotgun sequence DNA segment encodes these proteins:
- the LOC134656382 gene encoding uncharacterized protein LOC134656382, whose product MQIATVLLVLARLLCVENTLISRNYKRDVITFDEDSTLRYPFFNFASESELSDEDEDDNGKEMAFKSKEKEILDSSENNSNLMAKLKESCAIVVRSNIHPTMQTLLRKYRYDAKGALIPSSVKYFIKVQQGLGAPLLVPLNSKSVSHLGGYVRYYKEVPPVPQALYSNRKQHRYFKQ is encoded by the exons ATGCAGATCGCTACGGTTCTTCTTGTCTTAGCTAGACTTTTGTGTGTCGAAAAT ACGTTGATATCGAGGAATTACAAAAGAGACGTGATTACATTCGATGAAGACTCGACTCTGCGATATCCATTTTTTAATTTCGCCTCTGAATCGGAATTATCTGATGAGGACGAGGATGATAACGGAAAAGAAATGGCGTTTAAATCTaaagaaaaagaaatattaGACAGTTCAGAGAACAACTCAAATCTAATGGCGAAACTTAAAGAG TCGTGCGCGATCGTGGTACGTTCTAACATTCATCCGACGATGCAAACGCTGCTGCGCAAGTACAGATACGACGCAAAAG GTGCACTGATTCCCAGCAGTGTTAAATACTTCATAAAGGTGCAGCAAGGCCTCGGAGCGCCGTTACTGGTTCCTCTAAATAGCAAATCTGTTTCGCATCTAGGAGGTTACGTGAG GTATTATAAAGAAGTTCCGCCAGTACCGCAAGCATTATATTCAAATCGGAAACAACATCGTTATTTTAAGCAGTAA